The following coding sequences lie in one Rothia sp. SD9660Na genomic window:
- a CDS encoding DASS family sodium-coupled anion symporter — MDKPHITGDHLQKYSAAPTQAIDQIHRSRGSQAPEVEAGERKKRLIGLFGGLLAAALVYVIMPGDVPDAARLTAATAVLMGAWWMTEALPIPATALLPLVIFPVFNSEVKINDIGASYGNNIIFLFMGGFLLALAMQRWNLHRRIALLTLKVMGTKPSMMVAGFMVATGFLSMWVSNTATAVMMIPIGVSVLMLIAQASGTTEIKIKHGASPDDQAVKDAVIKSDFGTALMLGIAYSASIGSLGTLIGTPPNTLLAGYMADTHDVHIGFGQWMLVGVPLSVVVLFVCWFLLTKVLFKPEIKEIPGGKKLIANEYAKLGAMSSGELRVLIIFIAAALAWIFVPIIWSESPPITDAGIAMAVGLLLFALPAGGTANKGVRLIDWETATKLPWGVLLLFGGGLALSGQFTSSGLTQWIGDSVGALGTLPILVIVLLVTAGVIFLTELTSNTATAATFLPVAGGIAMGMGYDPMLLAIPVALAATCAFMLPVATPPNAIAYGSGYVTIGQMVKGGLWLNLFSIVAITAVTMTLAMWIFAL; from the coding sequence ATGGACAAGCCCCACATCACGGGTGACCACCTGCAAAAATACAGTGCAGCCCCCACCCAGGCCATCGACCAAATCCACCGCTCGCGCGGCTCCCAAGCGCCCGAGGTTGAAGCCGGCGAACGCAAGAAGCGCCTCATTGGCCTCTTCGGCGGCCTGCTTGCAGCCGCCCTGGTCTATGTCATCATGCCCGGCGACGTACCCGACGCCGCACGCCTGACCGCAGCCACCGCCGTCCTGATGGGTGCCTGGTGGATGACCGAGGCCCTGCCCATTCCCGCCACCGCCCTGCTGCCGCTGGTGATTTTTCCCGTCTTCAACAGCGAAGTAAAAATCAACGACATCGGCGCTAGCTACGGCAACAACATCATCTTCCTCTTCATGGGCGGCTTCCTGCTGGCTTTGGCCATGCAGCGCTGGAACCTACACCGCCGCATCGCCCTGCTCACCCTCAAGGTCATGGGCACCAAGCCCTCCATGATGGTTGCGGGCTTCATGGTAGCCACCGGCTTTCTCTCCATGTGGGTCTCGAACACCGCCACCGCCGTCATGATGATTCCCATCGGCGTCTCCGTGCTCATGCTCATCGCCCAGGCCAGCGGCACCACCGAGATTAAGATTAAGCACGGCGCCTCCCCCGACGACCAGGCCGTCAAAGACGCCGTGATTAAGTCCGACTTCGGTACCGCCCTCATGCTGGGTATCGCCTACTCCGCCTCCATCGGTTCCCTGGGCACCCTGATTGGTACCCCACCCAACACCCTGCTGGCCGGGTATATGGCAGACACCCACGACGTACACATCGGCTTTGGCCAGTGGATGCTGGTAGGCGTACCCCTGTCTGTGGTGGTTCTCTTTGTCTGCTGGTTCCTGCTGACCAAGGTGCTCTTCAAACCCGAAATTAAAGAGATTCCCGGTGGTAAGAAACTCATTGCCAACGAATATGCCAAGCTCGGCGCCATGAGCTCGGGCGAACTGCGCGTGCTCATTATCTTCATCGCAGCCGCGCTGGCCTGGATTTTCGTCCCCATCATCTGGTCTGAATCCCCACCCATCACCGACGCCGGCATCGCCATGGCCGTTGGCCTGCTGCTCTTTGCTCTCCCCGCCGGTGGCACCGCTAACAAGGGCGTGCGCCTCATTGACTGGGAAACCGCAACCAAGCTGCCCTGGGGCGTGCTGCTGCTCTTCGGCGGCGGTCTAGCCCTCTCAGGCCAGTTCACCAGCTCCGGCCTCACCCAGTGGATCGGTGACTCCGTTGGCGCCCTCGGCACCCTGCCCATCCTCGTCATCGTGCTGCTGGTGACCGCCGGCGTCATCTTCCTGACCGAACTCACCAGTAACACCGCCACCGCAGCCACCTTCCTGCCCGTCGCCGGGGGCATCGCCATGGGCATGGGCTACGACCCCATGCTGCTCGCCATCCCCGTCGCCCTCGCCGCCACCTGCGCCTTCATGCTCCCCGTAGCGACCCCGCCCAACGCCATCGCCTACGGTTCGGGCTACGTCACCATCGGGCAGATGGTCAAGGGCGGCCTCTGGCTCAACCTCTTCTCTATCGTGGCAATCACCGCAGTGACCATGACCCTGGCCATGTGGATTTTCGCGCTGTAA
- the fbaA gene encoding class II fructose-bisphosphate aldolase → MPIATPEVYAEMLENARAKGFAYPAVNVTSSQTLNAAIRGFAEAGSDGIIQASTGGAAYWSGPNKKNMVVGSLAFAAYAREVAKQYDVNIALHTDHCPQDKLDDFVLPLLAESEKAVARGEDPIFNSHMWDGSAISLEENLKIAQELIERTSKNHQVLEVEIGAVGGEEDGVEGAIDDSLYTTVEDAIKTVEAIGLGEKGTYMAALTFGNVHGVYKPGNVHLRPELLKEIQTEVGAKYGKGEKPFFLVFHGGSGSTEQEIADAVSYGVIKMNIDTDTQYAYTRPVVDHMFRNYDGVLKVDGEVGNKKTYDPRVWGAAAEAGMAARVVEAAQQLGSAGTSGK, encoded by the coding sequence ATGCCTATTGCAACCCCTGAAGTCTACGCAGAAATGCTCGAAAACGCCCGCGCCAAGGGCTTTGCATACCCCGCAGTCAACGTCACCTCTTCACAGACCCTGAACGCAGCTATCCGCGGCTTCGCAGAAGCAGGCTCAGACGGCATCATCCAGGCCTCCACCGGTGGCGCCGCCTACTGGTCAGGCCCCAACAAGAAGAACATGGTTGTCGGCTCCCTCGCCTTCGCTGCCTACGCACGCGAAGTTGCTAAGCAGTACGACGTCAACATCGCCCTGCACACCGACCACTGCCCCCAGGACAAGCTCGATGACTTCGTGCTGCCCCTACTTGCAGAATCAGAGAAGGCTGTAGCCCGCGGTGAAGACCCCATCTTCAACTCCCACATGTGGGACGGCTCCGCTATCTCCCTCGAAGAGAACCTCAAAATCGCTCAGGAACTGATCGAGCGCACCTCCAAGAACCACCAGGTTCTCGAAGTTGAAATCGGCGCAGTTGGCGGCGAAGAAGACGGCGTTGAAGGCGCTATCGACGACTCCCTCTACACCACCGTTGAGGACGCCATCAAGACCGTTGAGGCCATCGGCCTGGGCGAAAAGGGCACCTACATGGCAGCCCTGACCTTCGGTAACGTCCACGGCGTTTACAAGCCCGGTAACGTTCACCTGCGCCCCGAACTGCTCAAGGAAATCCAGACCGAGGTTGGCGCCAAGTACGGCAAGGGCGAAAAGCCCTTCTTCCTGGTCTTCCACGGCGGCTCAGGCTCCACCGAGCAGGAGATCGCAGATGCAGTGTCCTACGGTGTTATCAAGATGAACATCGACACCGACACCCAGTACGCCTACACCCGCCCCGTCGTGGATCACATGTTCCGCAACTACGACGGCGTGCTCAAGGTTGACGGCGAGGTTGGCAACAAGAAGACCTACGACCCCCGCGTATGGGGTGCAGCTGCTGAAGCTGGTATGGCTGCTCGCGTTGTTGAGGCTGCCCAGCAGCTCGGCTCCGCTGGTACCTCCGGCAAGTAA
- the gltS gene encoding sodium/glutamate symporter, with amino-acid sequence MTLELTMVQSAGWAVMLLLLGMWIKNRFYFFQRFAIPSPVIGGFLFSLVNLVLNQTGVLTIKFDTTLQSFFMVIFFTSVGYGASLKVLKSAGSKVGLFLLVATGLCIAQNIVAVLIAPVVNVDPALALMTGSTPMTGGHGVSGGIAPLVEASGVTGAETVAYTAATFGLIAGSLMGGPVANRLIIKHNLLEKESSHQVNINTALLTVRPRKLDADSVLHGFIMILVAMFIGSYLTEALNYLVGQLTDRAAFPSYMGPMIIAITLRYISDRRNSKEYHELVPEQEVEVLGNIGLNVFLAMALMNVQLWQLAELAIPLIVLLLAQVALMWVWTNFVTFRAMGSDYDAAILSAGHCGFGMGATPNGIANMASLVTKYKASKLAFFILPIVGGMFIDFTNLVNIMTFMSIV; translated from the coding sequence ATGACGCTTGAACTGACTATGGTTCAGTCCGCCGGCTGGGCAGTAATGCTGCTCCTACTCGGTATGTGGATTAAGAACCGCTTCTACTTCTTCCAGCGCTTTGCTATCCCCTCACCCGTTATCGGCGGCTTCCTTTTCTCCCTGGTCAACCTGGTGCTCAACCAGACCGGGGTGCTGACCATCAAGTTCGACACTACCCTGCAGAGCTTCTTCATGGTCATCTTCTTCACCTCGGTCGGCTACGGCGCCTCCCTCAAGGTGCTCAAGTCAGCCGGCTCAAAGGTAGGCCTCTTCCTGCTGGTAGCAACGGGTCTCTGTATCGCCCAGAACATCGTGGCCGTCCTGATCGCCCCCGTGGTCAACGTCGACCCCGCCCTGGCGCTGATGACCGGCTCCACCCCCATGACCGGTGGCCACGGCGTTTCTGGCGGTATCGCCCCGCTCGTTGAAGCCTCCGGCGTCACCGGCGCAGAAACCGTCGCCTACACCGCTGCAACCTTCGGCCTGATTGCTGGCTCGCTCATGGGCGGCCCCGTTGCCAACCGTCTCATCATCAAGCACAACCTGCTTGAAAAAGAGTCCTCCCACCAGGTCAACATCAATACGGCCCTGCTGACCGTACGCCCCCGCAAACTCGACGCCGACAGCGTCCTGCACGGCTTCATCATGATCCTGGTCGCCATGTTCATCGGTAGCTACCTAACCGAAGCCCTCAACTACCTGGTCGGTCAGCTCACCGACCGCGCCGCCTTCCCCAGCTATATGGGCCCCATGATTATCGCCATCACCCTGCGCTACATCAGCGACCGCCGTAACTCCAAGGAATATCATGAGCTCGTGCCCGAGCAGGAGGTCGAAGTTTTGGGCAACATCGGCCTCAACGTCTTCCTGGCAATGGCCCTCATGAACGTGCAGCTCTGGCAACTGGCCGAGCTGGCTATCCCCCTCATCGTGCTGCTCCTGGCCCAGGTTGCGCTCATGTGGGTTTGGACTAACTTCGTTACCTTCCGCGCCATGGGTTCAGACTACGACGCTGCCATCCTCTCCGCCGGCCACTGCGGCTTCGGCATGGGCGCAACCCCCAACGGCATCGCCAACATGGCATCCCTGGTCACCAAGTACAAGGCATCCAAACTCGCCTTCTTCATCCTGCCCATCGTCGGTGGCATGTTCATTGACTTCACCAACCTGGTGAACATCATGACCTTCATGTCTATCGTCTAA
- a CDS encoding Fic family protein — translation MKKYKSLKTVFHQFDAPTAQEEARRRRANGFETSFRVGEHSLFYTATPQLLVLQEQVLLNERTIEQLAADIPLAAQRGYLYELIVREITATNELEGVRSTRQEIQEALEAEPLENKSFREIARLYLELSEGRIEAPRTLQEIRDIYDALFGAEISSQDALDGELFRAGPVYIRDGAGATVHAGTQGEPAIWEQLQAMLAHLEEDTPFLLSRVVSHFMFEAVHPFYDGNGRFGRFFLSAQLQEVLSTYTVLTLSHVVNQKKEEYHRAFSDVEEPLNYGEVTSFAHVILGFIYDAQCELLDDFMQKRELIESLRERVDGLKDGSFELASGACDVLFIVGQTYLLSGGRGLSWDELTQMLEKSRNTVRAYLVELEQQKLVERTSSRPLRIRLSEAGKTLLFPEHA, via the coding sequence TTGAAGAAATACAAGAGTCTGAAAACAGTCTTCCACCAGTTCGATGCCCCCACCGCCCAGGAAGAAGCTAGGCGGAGAAGAGCTAACGGTTTTGAAACCTCCTTTCGGGTAGGTGAGCACTCCCTTTTCTATACGGCTACACCCCAGCTCCTAGTCTTACAGGAGCAGGTGCTTCTGAATGAGCGGACGATTGAACAGCTCGCTGCTGACATTCCTCTGGCTGCCCAAAGGGGCTACCTCTACGAGCTGATTGTCCGTGAAATTACAGCAACTAATGAGCTGGAAGGTGTGCGTTCAACCCGGCAGGAAATTCAGGAGGCTCTTGAAGCTGAGCCCCTTGAGAATAAGTCTTTTAGGGAGATAGCCCGGCTTTACCTGGAGCTTTCTGAGGGCAGAATCGAGGCTCCCCGGACTCTACAGGAAATAAGAGACATCTACGATGCTCTTTTTGGTGCAGAAATCTCTAGCCAGGACGCTCTGGACGGGGAGCTTTTTAGGGCTGGCCCGGTCTATATCCGGGATGGCGCTGGTGCAACCGTTCATGCCGGTACACAGGGCGAACCTGCAATCTGGGAACAACTACAGGCTATGCTGGCGCATCTTGAGGAGGATACTCCCTTTCTTCTCTCTCGGGTTGTTTCTCATTTTATGTTTGAGGCTGTGCACCCTTTCTATGACGGTAATGGGCGGTTCGGGCGTTTTTTCTTAAGCGCCCAGTTGCAGGAGGTGCTCTCTACCTACACGGTGCTTACGCTCTCACACGTTGTGAACCAGAAAAAAGAGGAGTACCACAGGGCCTTTAGCGATGTTGAAGAGCCCCTTAACTACGGTGAGGTTACCTCTTTTGCCCATGTCATCCTAGGGTTTATTTATGATGCCCAGTGTGAGCTTCTGGACGACTTTATGCAGAAGAGAGAACTTATAGAGTCACTGCGGGAACGGGTTGATGGCCTCAAAGACGGTAGTTTTGAACTGGCATCTGGCGCATGTGACGTGCTTTTTATTGTGGGGCAGACCTACCTTTTGAGCGGTGGCCGCGGGCTTTCCTGGGATGAGCTGACCCAGATGTTAGAAAAATCGCGCAACACCGTTCGGGCCTACCTCGTTGAACTAGAGCAGCAAAAACTCGTTGAGCGTACTTCCTCCCGCCCCCTGCGTATTCGGTTGAGTGAGGCCGGCAAGACCCTGCTTTTCCCCGAGCACGCGTAG
- a CDS encoding DUF3151 domain-containing protein, with protein MSLAGKNLLDGPAPTLLPEEPELTARVRAGEAPADLAQAFPKSSLAWALLAEETLKAGKTLEAYAYARVGYHRGLDALRGNGWRGHGPIPVSHEPNRGFLKALLILGQTAAAIGEADEAERIEKFLNDSDPAAAAELA; from the coding sequence ATGTCACTTGCCGGTAAGAACCTGCTAGATGGCCCCGCCCCCACCCTGCTGCCTGAAGAGCCTGAGCTGACCGCCCGCGTCCGCGCCGGTGAGGCCCCCGCTGACCTTGCGCAGGCCTTCCCCAAGTCATCCCTGGCCTGGGCCCTGCTGGCTGAAGAGACTCTGAAGGCTGGCAAGACCCTTGAAGCCTACGCCTACGCTCGCGTGGGTTACCACCGCGGTCTGGACGCCCTGCGCGGCAACGGCTGGCGCGGGCACGGCCCGATTCCGGTGAGCCACGAACCGAATCGGGGCTTCTTGAAGGCCCTGCTGATTCTGGGTCAGACCGCCGCCGCCATCGGTGAGGCGGACGAAGCTGAGCGTATCGAGAAGTTCCTGAACGACTCCGACCCGGCTGCTGCCGCCGAGCTTGCCTAG
- the ald gene encoding alanine dehydrogenase: MRIGVPREIKPQEQRVGLTPDGVLALVQAGHDVLVEKDAGLGAGFPNEEYEKAGATLVSQDEAWNQAELLVKVKEPIEPEYKYLREDLTLFTYLHLAADKPLTEALLAAKTRGIAYETVRNGRALPLLLPMSEVAGRLAAQAATQYTMATEGGQGILLGGVPGVAPGRVVVLGGGNVGTHAAKLAVGAGAEVTILEGYGPRVRELSDLFGSSARVLNSTPANIEREIAAADVIIGSILVPGAKAPKVVRREHLKTMKPGTLLIDVAIDQGGCFETSRPTTYADPIFEVDGIRHYCVANMPGAVPRTSTIALTDATLPYVLKLAAGVDEALANNPDLALGLNTDAGKITFAGVAEAFPELPAA, translated from the coding sequence ATGCGCATTGGCGTACCCCGCGAAATCAAGCCCCAGGAACAGCGCGTTGGCCTCACCCCCGACGGTGTGCTGGCTCTTGTTCAGGCTGGCCACGACGTGCTGGTAGAGAAGGACGCCGGACTCGGCGCAGGCTTCCCCAACGAGGAATACGAGAAGGCAGGCGCTACCTTAGTCAGCCAGGATGAGGCCTGGAACCAGGCTGAACTGCTCGTGAAGGTCAAAGAGCCGATTGAGCCCGAGTACAAGTACCTGCGCGAGGATCTGACCCTTTTCACCTACCTGCACCTAGCTGCCGATAAGCCCCTGACCGAGGCTCTGCTGGCTGCTAAGACCCGCGGTATTGCGTATGAGACTGTGCGTAACGGCCGCGCCCTGCCCCTGTTGCTTCCTATGAGTGAGGTTGCGGGCCGTCTGGCTGCTCAGGCTGCGACCCAGTACACCATGGCTACCGAGGGTGGCCAGGGTATTCTGCTGGGTGGCGTGCCCGGTGTTGCCCCCGGCCGCGTGGTGGTTCTGGGTGGCGGCAATGTGGGTACTCACGCCGCTAAGCTGGCTGTTGGTGCTGGCGCTGAGGTTACTATTCTTGAGGGGTACGGCCCCCGTGTGCGTGAACTGTCTGACCTGTTTGGCTCCAGCGCGCGCGTGCTGAACTCCACTCCCGCAAATATTGAGCGTGAAATCGCTGCGGCCGATGTGATTATCGGTTCGATTCTGGTTCCTGGCGCTAAGGCTCCTAAGGTCGTGCGCCGTGAGCACCTGAAGACCATGAAGCCCGGCACCCTGCTGATTGACGTTGCGATTGACCAGGGCGGCTGTTTCGAGACCTCCCGCCCCACCACCTATGCTGACCCGATTTTTGAGGTGGACGGCATCCGTCACTACTGCGTTGCTAACATGCCCGGTGCTGTGCCCCGCACTTCGACTATCGCCCTGACCGACGCCACCCTGCCCTACGTGCTGAAGCTGGCTGCTGGTGTGGACGAGGCTCTAGCTAACAACCCCGACCTGGCTCTGGGTCTGAATACCGATGCTGGCAAGATTACTTTTGCCGGTGTTGCTGAGGCCTTCCCCGAGCTGCCTGCCGCCTAG